Proteins from a single region of Gossypium arboreum isolate Shixiya-1 chromosome 1, ASM2569848v2, whole genome shotgun sequence:
- the LOC108477011 gene encoding probable trehalase, with protein sequence MAPFLYHTNRKRHFLFLFSVFILSQSLPPMALANPLSPPSSCTKGPGPVIPATPLLSFLVRVQETALQTYGKSNFDPKHYVDLPLKSNLSTTVEAFDKLPKTEDGSVSVKDFEAFIGKYFNDAGDDVVYAEPVDFVPEPHGFLPKVENPEVRGWALEVHALWKNLSRKVSSSVLHHPELHTLLPLPRPVIIPGSRFTEVYYWDSYWVIRGLLASKMYETAKAIVTNLIFMLDTYGHVLNGARAYYTNRSQPPLLSAMVYEIYNRTCDVEFVKKSLPPLIKEYRYWNSDIHELIIRDAEQCNHFLNRYYAMWNKPRPESSTIDEELASKFLNDSEKQQFYRELASTAESGWDFSTRWMRNSSDFTTLSTTTILPVDLNIFILRMELDIAFLAKTVGENAITEDFLRASQKRRKAFSSIFWNENMGQWLDYCLNNGADCEEPQTWKAENQNQKVFASNFVPLWIDLFNSDIHLVEKVTKSLQNSGLLCAAGIATSLTNSGQQWDFPNGWAPLQHMIVEGLSKSASMEARTVAKDIAERWIKTNYVAYKKTGAMHEKYDVEKCGEFGGGGEYTPQTGFGWSNGVVLAFLEEFGWPKDKKIDCD encoded by the exons ATGGCCCCATTTCTTTACCACACCAACCGTAAAAGGCATTTCCTTTTTCTCTTTTCAGTGTTCATTCTTTCACAATCGCTGCCTCCAATGGCCCTCGCTAACCCACTTTCACCTCCATCATCATGTACCAAAGGTCCCGGTCCTGTAATCCCTGCAACACCCTTACTAAGTTTCCTTGTACGTGTCCAAGAAACTGCTTTGCAAACTTATGGGAAATCGAATTTTGATCCTAAACACTATGTAGACTTACCGTTAAAGTCTAATCTTTCCACCACCGTGGAAGCATTCGATAAACTTCCCAAGACGGAAGATGGGTCAGTTTCTGTTAAGGATTTTGAAGCGTTTATCGGGAAGTACTTTAATGATGCAGGGGATGATGTTGTATATGCCGAGCCAGTGGATTTTGTACCTGAGCCGCATGGCTTTTTGCCCAAGGTGGAGAACCCAGAGGTGAGAGGTTGGGCATTGGAAGTCCATGCTTTGTGGAAGAATTTGAGCAGGAAAGTTTCGAGCTCGGTTCTTCATCATCCTGAATTGCATACTCTGCTTCCTTTGCCAAGGCCTGTAATAATTCCTGGTTCACGTTTCACTGAGGTTTATTATTGGGATTCTTATTGGGTTATCAG AGGCCTGCTGGCAAGTAAAATGTACGAGACTGCAAAAGCAATAGTGACTAATCTCATTTTCATGCTAGACACTTATGGTCATGTTCTTAATGGTGCTAGAGCCTATTATACCAATCGAAG CCAGCCTCCTCTTTTGAGTGCAATGGTCTATGAGATATATAATCGGACCTGTGATGTCGAATTCGTTAAGAAATCTCTCCCACCATTGATTAAAGAATATCGATATTGGAATTCAG ATATACATGAGTTGATTATCCGTGATGCTGAGCAGTGTAATCACTTTTTGAATCGGTATTATGCAATGTGGAACAAGCCGAGGCCGGAATCATCAACCATT GATGAAGAACTTGCTTCCAAGTTCTTGAATGATTCTGAGAAACAGCAATTTTACCGAGAGCTGGCTTCGACTGCTGAATCTGGATGGGATTTCAGCACAAGATGGATGAG GAACTCCTCTGACTTTACAACTTTGTCCACAACAACAATCTTACCTGTTGATTTAAATATATTCATACTAAGA ATGGAACTTGACATTGCCTTCTTAGCAAAAACTGTTGGGGAGAACGCTATCACTGAGGATTTCCTGAGAGCTTCTCAAAAAAGACGAAAGGCATTCAGCTCTATTTTTTGGAATGAAAACATGGGACAATGGCTAGATTATTGCCTCAATAATGGCGCTGACTGTGAG GAACCTCAAACTTGGAAAGCTGAGAACCAAAACCAGAAGGTGTTTGCTTCAAATTTTGTTCCCTTGTGGATTGATTTGTTCAACTCAG ATATTCATCTGGTGGAAAAGGTCACAAAAAGTCTTCAAAACTCAGGCCTGCTCTGTGCTGCTGGGATTGCAACCTCTTTAACAAATTCAGGCCAACAATG GGATTTCCCAAATGGCTGGGCACCACTTCAGCATATGATAGTTGAAGGTCTATCAAAATCTGCATCAATGGAAGCAAGGACAGTGGCAAAAGACATAGCTGAGAGGTGGATCAAAACCAACTACGTCGCCTACAAGAAAACAGGGGCAATGCATGAGAAATATGATGTGGAAAAATGTGGTGAGTTTGGGGGTGGTGGAGAATACACGCCCCAGACCGGTTTTGGTTGGTCAAATGGAGTTGTATTGGCATTCTTGGAGGAGTTTGGATGGCCTAAAGACAAAAAGATTGACTGCGACTGA